The Phycisphaerales bacterium AB-hyl4 genome has a window encoding:
- a CDS encoding type II secretion system F family protein, whose product MSATFSYKAIDGAGKATSGTLSADSRGAAMDEMTRRGLTPVAIEEHAAAATGLMGRGRRVSAAAVDAFTRELANLLAAGVPLGKALQIIAREASSAAEKTQREAIRDAVVDGEPLAEALARHPRSFPTVYVAMVRAGEMGGFLDVVLNQIADFRAREADLVGRVRAALVYPALLAVMTVLVLAACLVFFIPQFAGFFEEYGAELPVLTRAIMAASEAVLSPWSLAVLVVLAIAGLWATRTLATQSGRRWRDRMMLRLPMVGTVLARFALVRFCRMLGTLLGAGVPLIGALRVAREALGNQTLSDVVEQAIERVQHGESLAKSLGEARQLFPASVTEMVAVAEETGRLDGELTRLANSFEGELDRRLRTLVAMAEPAMLVIMAAVVGTVVVGMLMPILTLQDLIQ is encoded by the coding sequence ATGAGCGCGACGTTTTCTTACAAGGCGATTGATGGGGCGGGCAAGGCGACGTCGGGGACGCTGTCGGCGGACAGTCGCGGCGCGGCGATGGATGAGATGACGCGACGAGGACTGACGCCGGTGGCGATCGAAGAGCACGCCGCGGCGGCGACGGGGCTGATGGGGCGCGGTCGGCGGGTGTCGGCGGCGGCGGTGGATGCGTTTACACGCGAGCTTGCGAACCTGCTGGCGGCGGGCGTGCCGCTTGGCAAGGCGTTGCAGATCATCGCGCGCGAGGCGTCGTCGGCAGCGGAGAAGACGCAGCGGGAGGCGATCCGCGATGCGGTGGTGGACGGTGAGCCGTTGGCGGAAGCGCTGGCGCGGCATCCGCGAAGCTTTCCGACGGTGTACGTGGCAATGGTGCGGGCCGGTGAGATGGGCGGGTTTCTCGATGTGGTGCTGAATCAGATTGCGGACTTCCGCGCGAGGGAGGCGGATCTGGTGGGGCGGGTGCGGGCGGCGCTGGTGTATCCGGCGCTGCTGGCGGTGATGACGGTGCTGGTGCTGGCGGCGTGCCTGGTGTTTTTCATCCCGCAGTTCGCGGGGTTTTTTGAAGAGTATGGCGCGGAACTGCCCGTGCTGACGCGGGCGATCATGGCGGCGAGCGAGGCGGTGCTCAGCCCGTGGTCGCTGGCGGTGCTGGTGGTGCTTGCGATTGCGGGGTTGTGGGCGACGCGGACGCTGGCGACGCAGAGCGGTCGGCGGTGGCGGGATCGGATGATGCTGCGGCTGCCGATGGTGGGGACGGTGCTGGCGCGGTTTGCGCTGGTGCGGTTTTGCCGAATGCTGGGCACGCTGCTGGGGGCGGGTGTGCCGTTGATCGGTGCATTACGCGTGGCGCGGGAGGCGTTAGGCAATCAGACGCTGTCGGATGTGGTGGAGCAGGCGATCGAGCGGGTGCAGCATGGCGAATCGCTGGCGAAATCGCTGGGCGAGGCGAGGCAGTTGTTTCCGGCGTCGGTGACGGAGATGGTGGCGGTGGCGGAAGAGACGGGTCGGCTTGATGGTGAGTTGACGCGGCTGGCGAACAGTTTTGAAGGGGAACTGGATCGACGGTTGCGAACGCTGGTGGCGATGGCGGAGCCGGCGATGCTGGTGATTATGGCGGCAGTGGTGGGAACGGTGGTGGTCGGCATGCTGATGCCGATCTTGACGTTGCAGGACTTGATTCAGTGA
- the gspG gene encoding type II secretion system major pseudopilin GspG, producing MKRHGQRVAGFSMIELLLVLVILGVLVGIVVTRFTGRGEQARVTAARADIRSLETALDAFEIDNGRFPTTQEGLEALVERPSNAPNWNRYLSRGVPTDPWGNPYVYEYPGRYNDDGYDLYSEGPEGGDGERIGNW from the coding sequence ATGAAACGACATGGTCAACGGGTTGCGGGTTTTTCGATGATCGAGCTGCTGCTGGTGCTCGTGATACTGGGCGTGCTGGTGGGGATCGTGGTGACACGGTTTACCGGCCGAGGCGAGCAGGCGCGGGTGACGGCGGCGCGGGCGGACATTCGAAGTCTGGAGACGGCGTTGGATGCGTTTGAGATTGATAACGGTCGGTTCCCGACGACGCAGGAGGGGTTGGAGGCGTTGGTGGAGCGGCCGAGCAATGCGCCGAACTGGAACCGGTATTTGAGTCGCGGCGTGCCGACGGACCCGTGGGGGAACCCGTACGTGTATGAGTATCCGGGGCGGTACAACGATGATGGGTACGACCTCTACTCCGAGGGGCCGGAAGGCGGCGATGGTGAGCGTATTGGGAACTGGTGA
- a CDS encoding prepilin-type N-terminal cleavage/methylation domain-containing protein, whose translation MVSVLGTGDVRAGGAHGCDPWALWGAVRAGGGARGGFTLLELVMVLLVVGVLLGVSLPTLRPFVSGREVHAAAGEMVAMTRLARSLAVSEARVYRLHVDLELHELWLSHEELPEDEAVPVPVARPIVLPGDVAVYWEADDETLRRGYVRFYPNGRSDPGVFELVGRRGEPVLVAARSASERYAVREAAALGLGGVR comes from the coding sequence ATGGTGAGCGTATTGGGAACTGGTGATGTGAGGGCGGGGGGTGCCCACGGATGCGATCCGTGGGCTTTATGGGGGGCGGTGCGCGCGGGGGGTGGGGCGCGTGGTGGGTTTACGTTGCTGGAACTGGTGATGGTGTTGTTGGTGGTGGGGGTGTTGCTGGGGGTGTCGTTGCCGACGTTGCGGCCGTTTGTGAGCGGGCGGGAGGTGCACGCGGCGGCGGGTGAGATGGTGGCGATGACGCGGCTGGCGCGGTCGCTGGCGGTGAGCGAGGCGCGGGTGTATCGGCTGCATGTCGACCTTGAGCTGCATGAGTTGTGGTTGAGTCACGAGGAGCTGCCGGAGGACGAGGCGGTGCCGGTGCCGGTGGCTCGGCCGATCGTGCTGCCGGGGGATGTGGCGGTTTACTGGGAGGCGGACGACGAGACGCTGCGGCGGGGGTATGTGCGGTTTTATCCGAACGGGCGAAGCGATCCGGGCGTGTTTGAGTTGGTCGGGCGACGGGGTGAGCCGGTGCTGGTGGCGGCGCGGTCGGCGAGCGAGCGGTACGCGGTGCGGGAGGCGGCGGCGCTTGGGTTGGGAGGGGTGCGATGA